A window of Microbacterium lushaniae genomic DNA:
GTCTCATCGGCCTGGTGCTGACCACGTGGCTGCCCGACGCCCCGGCCGCCGACGCGCACGCCGGCGCCGCCGTGGCGGAGGCGATGCCGATCGTGGTGCCGGCCACCGGCACCACGCGCACCGCGGCGGTCCCCTCCCGCACCGTCACGGTCGCGGGATTCGCGCTCCTCGTCGTGTTCGCCCTGTGGGCCGTGAGCGAGGACTCGCTGTGGGCGATGGCCGGCGTGCTCGGCGCAGATCTCACCGGGCTCTCCGATGAAGGGCTCGGCATCGCCCTCAGCGCGTCGACGGCGGGGGGCCTGCTCGGCTCGCTCGCGCTCATCCTGGTGGGCAACCGCCTCGGCAGGGCCGTTCCCCTGGTCGTGCTCCTGATCGCCGGCGGCATCCTGAAGATCACGCAGGGGTTCGTCTCCGATCCCACGGTGTTCATCGTGCTGTTCGTCGCGTGGAACACGATCTACGCGATCGCGTTCATGTACTTCGTCGCCACCTCCGCCGGCCTCGACGCCCACGGCCGCTGGTCGGGACCGCTGCTGGCGGTGTATCTGGTCGGCTCGGCGCTGACCCCCGTCATCGGCGCGGCGATCGTGTCGGCCCTGGGATACCAGGGCTTCGCGATCACTCTCGGGGTGACCAGCTTCGTCCTCGCGGTGCCGGCCGGCGTCATCGCGGTCATCTCCGGCCGCCTGGAGCGCGCGGCCGCTGCCGAGGTCGCGGCATGAGCGCCAC
This region includes:
- a CDS encoding MFS transporter yields the protein MSSTSDLARTAGSTARVPVRVPTATATFAIAIAGYLGVNLSPYMITAVQTGLRLDVLAASWLVTATLLLTAITGLAVAPLCAGGRRRTVARIGLALALAGFLLAALVPALILPGLLLGGAGAGGAVAASGAALAAFRNPDRVAGLNGLSNRGVITIVLAVVPVIGLAPLQVFGALALFSLIGLVLTTWLPDAPAADAHAGAAVAEAMPIVVPATGTTRTAAVPSRTVTVAGFALLVVFALWAVSEDSLWAMAGVLGADLTGLSDEGLGIALSASTAGGLLGSLALILVGNRLGRAVPLVVLLIAGGILKITQGFVSDPTVFIVLFVAWNTIYAIAFMYFVATSAGLDAHGRWSGPLLAVYLVGSALTPVIGAAIVSALGYQGFAITLGVTSFVLAVPAGVIAVISGRLERAAAAEVAA